Proteins encoded by one window of Gaiellales bacterium:
- the der gene encoding ribosome biogenesis GTPase Der: protein MSGTTERVGVVAVVGFPNAGKSTLVNRLTSSRHAVVDEQPGVTRDRNEVLCEWRGRRFVLIDTGGVDAGDESPMQAEVAAQARLAVEEADVVAAVIDARAGVVAGDEEIAQILRRSHRPVVLIANKIDDAAHEPLALELHRLGLGEPIPVSALHGRNTGDLLDAIVDRLDAVEDGGRPADDGSDEIGVAILGRPNVGKSSLLNAILGRPRVIVSDRPGTTRDAIDTPFVRGGRRFRLIDTAGLRRKRRHRQGVEYYSEVRALAAAERADVALVLIDSSQGLVEGDLAVADVARKAGCATIVVLSKWDIAETTVDDVVDRLGGKLRQRPSIVTSSAVTGRNVDKLLDAVEEVFGRYTSRVPTGQLNRAMAEIGAMREPPRQGRRRLNMLYATQYRTRPPRFRIVTNDRKLVNRDYGFFVENQLRRRLGLEGVPVVVDFTTRS from the coding sequence ATGAGCGGGACGACGGAGCGGGTCGGCGTGGTCGCCGTCGTCGGGTTCCCGAACGCGGGCAAGTCGACGCTCGTGAACCGGCTGACGTCGTCGCGGCACGCGGTCGTGGACGAGCAGCCGGGGGTAACCCGCGACCGCAACGAGGTGCTGTGCGAGTGGCGCGGGCGCAGGTTCGTTCTCATCGACACGGGCGGCGTCGACGCCGGCGACGAGTCTCCGATGCAGGCGGAGGTGGCCGCGCAGGCGCGGCTGGCGGTCGAGGAGGCCGACGTCGTCGCGGCGGTCATCGACGCCCGCGCCGGCGTGGTCGCGGGCGACGAGGAGATCGCCCAGATCCTGCGCCGCTCGCACCGGCCCGTCGTGCTCATCGCGAACAAGATCGACGACGCCGCCCACGAGCCGCTGGCGCTCGAGCTCCACCGCCTGGGCCTTGGCGAGCCGATCCCGGTGTCGGCGCTGCACGGCCGCAATACGGGCGACCTGCTCGACGCGATCGTCGACCGGCTCGACGCGGTCGAGGACGGCGGCCGGCCGGCGGACGACGGCAGCGACGAGATCGGCGTCGCCATCCTGGGCCGGCCCAACGTCGGCAAGTCGTCGCTCCTGAACGCCATCCTCGGCCGGCCGCGGGTGATCGTGTCCGACCGGCCGGGGACGACCCGCGACGCGATCGACACGCCCTTCGTGCGCGGCGGCCGCCGGTTCCGGCTGATCGACACGGCCGGCCTGCGCCGCAAGCGCCGCCACCGCCAGGGGGTCGAGTATTACAGCGAGGTGCGCGCGCTGGCCGCGGCCGAGCGGGCCGATGTCGCGCTCGTCCTGATCGACTCGTCGCAGGGCCTGGTCGAGGGCGACCTCGCGGTGGCCGACGTCGCCCGCAAGGCCGGCTGCGCCACGATCGTCGTGCTCTCCAAATGGGACATCGCCGAGACGACGGTGGACGACGTCGTCGACCGGCTGGGCGGGAAGCTGCGCCAGCGGCCCTCGATCGTGACGTCCTCGGCGGTCACCGGCCGGAACGTGGACAAGCTGCTCGACGCCGTCGAGGAGGTGTTCGGCCGCTACACATCTCGCGTCCCGACCGGCCAGCTCAACCGGGCCATGGCCGAGATCGGCGCGATGCGGGAGCCGCCCCGCCAGGGCCGGCGGCGCCTGAACATGCTCTACGCGACCCAGTACCGCACCCGCCCGCCGCGCTTCCGGATCGTCACGAACGACCGCAAGCTCGTGAACCGCGACTACGGCTTCTTCGTCGAGAACCAGCTCCGCCGCCGGCTGGGGCTCGAGGGGGTGCCGGTCGTGGTCGACTTCACGACCCGGTCGTGA